One stretch of Harmonia axyridis chromosome 1, icHarAxyr1.1, whole genome shotgun sequence DNA includes these proteins:
- the LOC123675333 gene encoding lysozyme-like — translation MSGLDESISITRVAPKKSFFDISAIGTIMKIFVLGLFVVVFCANVEGKVYTKCGLTNELITLNFPRTFIGNWVCLIESESGKNTSRITNRANGKQGVGLFQIKSKDWCTFGKKGGTCNVKCEDMLDENIKDDGVCAEKVKNEFGFLAWDGWKRSCKGRNLPLPPC, via the exons ATGAGCGGGCTAGATGAATCGATAAGTATTACGCGAGttgcaccaaaaaaaagttttttcgacaTTAGTGCAATCGGTACCATCATGAAGATTTTTGTGCTTGGCTTGTTTGTGGTGGTGTTTTGTGCCAATGTGGAGGGAAAAGTGTACACTAAGTGCGGATTAACTAATGAGTTGATCACCCTGAATTTTCCAAGAACTTTCATTGGAAATT GGGTTTGCTTGATTGAAAGTGAGAGCGGCAAGAATACATCCAGGATTACCAACAGGGCTAATGGAAAGCAAGGAGTAGGACTTTTCCAG ATAAAAAGCAAAGACTGGTGCACTTTTGGCAAAAAAGGAGgtacttgcaacgtaaaatgtgAAG ATATGCTAGATGAAAATATTAAAGATGATGGCGTTTGTGCAGAGAAGGTCAAAAACGAATTTGGATTCTTAGCTTGGGATGGCTGGAAGAGGAGCTGCAAGGGGAGAAATCTTCCACTTCCGCCATGTTAA